One Nicotiana tomentosiformis chromosome 4, ASM39032v3, whole genome shotgun sequence genomic window carries:
- the LOC138910492 gene encoding uncharacterized protein, protein MQRKSTAMVVVTMVMSKYAYPKTIYTPKDIQTDMLSDHGVNLTYMQAWRAKEKALEFLRGHPVDSYSRLPSYLYILEKTYPGSVVKLQKTEDDFFLYAFVALSTSIEGWEHCRPVVVVDNIFLKSAYRGIMLTTSTINVAGSKFKKGHLKLSELYFDTARSYTLDEFNERISKIEEIGTRVKAYLYDIGYHRWSRVHATVYRRWTMTSNIEESLNAVTKDARDLPVVELLEYMRTLLERWTNEKLLNAKGMFTYLGKKYNKELEDNRTLSQKMRVRDSTDYIHTVIDGVKRFIVCLQNKRCSCGQFQLDELSCAHALAALRHRNESYENYYSPYYKRESLLQTYEIPVDMLPDESK, encoded by the exons ATGCAACGCAAATCTACTGCCATGGTAGTTGTCACTATGGTGATGTCAAAATATGCGTATCCTAAGACAATATACACACCAAAAGACATACAAACTGACATGTTATCGGATCACGGTGTGAACTTAACATACATGCAAGCTTGGAGAGCAAAGGAAAAGGCTTTGGAATTTTTGAGAGGTCATCCTGTTGATTCCTACAGTCGCTTGCCGAGTTATTTATATATTCTGGAGAAGACTTATCCGGGGTCGGTAGTGAAATTGCAGAAGACTGAAGATGATTTTTTCTTGTATGCATTTGTTGCACTTAGTACGTCCATCGAGGGTTGGGAGCATTGTAGGCCAGTTGTAGTAGTTGACAATATCTTCTTGAAGTCGGCATATAGGGGAATCATGCTAACAACTAGCACAATTAATGTAGCAG GGTCAAAGTTCAAGAAGGGTCATCTAAAGTTAAGCGAATTGTACTTTGACACAGCACGATCATACACGCTTGATGAATTTAATGAAAGAATATCAAAGATTGAAGAGATCGGTACACGTGTTAAAGCATACTTATACGATATTGGCTATCACAGATGGTCTCGGGTACATGCTACGGTGTACAGAAGGTGGACGATGACATCAAATATTGAAGAGTCATTGAATGCGGTAACCAAAGATGCAAGAGACTTGCCCGTAGTAGAACTATTAGAGTACATGAGGACTCTTCTTGAACGTTGGACTAATGAAAAGTTATTGAATGCAAAGGGTATGTTCACATACCTTGggaaaaaatacaacaaagagtTGGAGGACAACAGGACATTATCACAGAAGATGAGA GTGAGGGATTCAACAGATTACATCCATACTGTGATAGATGGTGTGAAGCGCTTCATTGTTTgtcttcaaaacaagagatgtagTTGTGGACAATTCCAACTTGATGAACTTTCTTGTGCACATGCTTTGGCGGCTTTGAGGCACAGGAACGAGTCGTATGAAAACTATTATTCTCCTTATTACAAGAGGGAGAGCCTTCTGCAGACTTACGAAATACCAGTAGACATGCTGCCTGACGAAAGCAAATAG